One Castanea sativa cultivar Marrone di Chiusa Pesio chromosome 4, ASM4071231v1 DNA window includes the following coding sequences:
- the LOC142631574 gene encoding uridine/cytidine kinase UKL1, chloroplastic-like — translation MREREMKEETTASPQTNDNNNNNIAMEYEIVNTVTSSGPHLSGLSSDGLILGPTATTTSPPSSDRGSCSSPGSPGDHINPPKQPFVIGVSGGTASGKTTVCDMMIQQLHDHRVVLVNQDSFYRGLTDEELKHVHEYNFDHPDAFDTEQLLECIGKLKSGQSVQVPIYDFKNHQRFSDRFRQVNASDVIILEGILVFHDQRVRNLMNMKIFVDADADVRLARRIKRDTVDRGRDVHSVLEQYSKFVKPAFDGFILPSKKYADVIIPRGGDNHVAIDLIVQHIRTKLGQHNLCKIYPNLNVIQSTFQIRGMHTLIRDKEITKHDFVFYSDRLIRLVVEHGLGYLPFTEKQVITPTGSVYTGVDFCKKLCGVSVIRSGESMENALRACCKGIKIGKILIHRTGDNKKQLIYEKLPKDISERHVLLMDPVLATGNSASQAIELLTRKGVPESRIIFLNLISAPEGIHRVCKQFPFLKIVTSEIDAGLNDQFRVIPGMGEFGDRYFGTDDF, via the exons atgagagagagagagatgaaggaGGAAACGACGGCGTCTCCTCAAACGAatgataataacaataataacattGCAATGGAATACGAAATAGTGAATACTGTCACCTCCTCCGGTCCACACCTCTCCGGTTTGAGTTCCGATGGCCTTATTCTCGGCCCCACCGCCACCACCACGTCACCACCTTCTTCCGACCGCGGTTCATGCTCCTCCCCTGGATCCCCCGGTGACCATATCAATCCTCCCAAACAGCCCTTCGTCATTG GGGTCTCGGGAGGTACAGCATCAGGCAAGACTACAGTATGTGACATGATGATTCAACAACTCCATGATCATAGGGTTGTGCTAGTCAATCAG GACTCATTCTACCGTGGTTTAACAGATGAAGAATTAAAACATGTACACGAGTATAATTTTGATCACCCTG ATGCATTTGACACAGAACAACTTTTAGAGTGTATTGGCAAGCTCAAATCTGGTCAGTCTGTTCAAGTTCCAATATATGATTTTAAGAACCATCAGCGATTCTCTGACCGTTTTCGACAG GTCAATGCATCTGATGTAATCATATTGGAAGGAATATTGGTTTTTCATGATCAACGTGTCCGCAACTTGATGAATATGAAGATTTTCGTTGATGCAG ATGCTGATGTAAGGCTTGCCCGAAGAATAAAGCGTGACACAGTTGACAGAGGTAGAGATGTACACTCTGTTCTTGAACAG TATTCAAAGTTTGTCAAGCCCGCTTTTGATGGTTTCATTCTTCCATCAAAGAAATATGCTGATGTCATCATACCCCGGGGTGGCGACAATCATGTTGCAATTGATTTAATTGTGCAACATATCCGCACAAAGCTTGGTCAGCATAACCTCTGCAAGATATATCCTAATTTGAATGTGATTCAGTCTACATTCCAG ATAAGAGGCATGCACACTCTGATTCGTGACAAGGAAATTACAAagcatgattttgttttttattcagATCGTTTAATACGTCTG GTAGTGGAACATGGTCTTGGCTACTTGCCTTTTACGGAGAAGCAAGTAATCACTCCTACAG GATCAGTGTATACCGGAGTTGACTTTTGCAAGAAATTATGTGGAGTTTCCGTTATTCGAAG TGGGGAAAGTATGGAGAATGCATTGCGTGCATGCTGCAAAGGAATCAAGATAGGAAAAATCCTCATCCATCGTACCGGTGATAATAAAAAACAG CTTATATATGAGAAGCTTCCAAAAGATATTTCAGAACGGCATGTCCTCCTCATGGATCCAGTTCTAGCAACAG GTAATTCTGCCAGCCAAGCAATTGAACTCCTTACACGAAAGGGAGTTCCAGAGTCTCGAATTATATTCCTCAACCTCATCTCT GCTCCTGAGGGGATACATCGTGTATGCAAACAGTTTCCATTTCTGAAAATTGTAACTTCAGAGATTGATGCTGGACTAAACGATCAATTCCGTGTCATACCAGGGATGGGAGAGTTTGGCGATCGCTACTTTGGAACTGATGATTTTTAA